The Cyanobacteria bacterium QS_8_64_29 genomic sequence CGGCGGCTTAGGCCTTGTTGAGGTCAATCCCCATCTGCTGAGCCATGCGGTGAACGCCCTTTTTTTGCATGGTGCGGATGGCGCGCGTGGAGAGGCGCAGCTTGACCCAGCGGTTGCCCTCGGGCCACCAGACGCGCTTGGTATGCAAGTTGGCGTGCTGGCGCCGCTTGGTGTGCCGGTTGGAGTGGGAGACTTTGTAGGCGTTGTTGGACGTCTTCCCAGTGAGTTGGCATCGGCGTGGCATGGTTCGCTCGGCTGATGTTAATGCAGTCCTTCATCCTATCGCAGGCCGCTACTGGGTCAGCCGCGTCAGCACCTGGTTGGAGCGCTGGACGAACCCGGTCATGCCCTCGGGGTCGAAGCCTTTTTGGGCCATTAAGGCTAGGTCGTAAACGTGGCGGCAGAGCTGGTGCGCCAGTTCGCCGGAGGGCGACTGCCCGGCTCCTTGGATGATGCTGCCCTGGCTGAGTTTGGCGATGTTTTGAATTAGCGGATGGGAGGTGTTGACCATCAGCACGTGCTCGTCGGGGAACTCAGCAGGCTGCTGCTGCATGAGGGCGCTCATATCGCGCATGCGCCGCATGGCCTCTGGCAGCAGCACCATGGCTGGCGGCGTTGTTTGCGGGTCGTCCACTTTGAGCGCCTGCGTTTTGACGTTGACTTTAGCGTTGTCGATCGCCTGCTCGAACAGCTCGCGCACCTGGTCGCTGCGGGTTTTGTTGGTGCTGGGATCGACGATTTCGCCGCCGCCTTCGGTTTCGAACAGCTCGGCGTCAATCTCGGCATCGACGCGCGCGAACTGAACGTTTTCGTACTCTTGTTCCAAAAAAGGAACGAAGTAGTTGTTGTCGATGAATGAGTCCATGTACAGGACCTCGAGGCCCTGCTTGGTGTAGAGCTCTACGTAGGTGGCCTGAGCGGTGGGATCGGTGCAGTAGAAAACGCGGTTTTCGTGGCGGTCCTTGTTGCGCTCCAGATACGACTGCAGCGTGGTATGCGGCGGCTGCGAGCTCTGGGTTGATCGCTCGCTGGGCTGAGATTGAGCGGCGGTGCTGCCCGACTCCTGCCAGGGGTCGTCGCTCTCGCTCTCAGACTGGGTCGGGTCGCTCGACTCGGCCGGCGCACTACCGCCGCCATCGAGCGCGCTGGCATCGGCAGTGGTGCGAAAGATGACTAGATCCTTGACCTGTTTTTTGAACTTGTCATCTTTCATGACGCCAAACTTGACGAAGGTGCCAATGTCCTGCCAGCAGCGGACGTACTCGTCAAAGTTTTCGTTGTAGAGCGACTTGAGCCGATCGCCAATCTTGCGGGTGATGTAGTCCGAGATCCGCCGGACCGTGCGGTTGCTGGTGAGCGCGCTGCGCGAGACGTTGAGCGGAATGTCGGTGCTGTCAATAACGCCGCGCAGCGGCATCAAAAACTCAGGAATAATCTCTTCGCAATGGTCGGTGACAAAGACCTGGTTGCAAAACAGCTTGATCTGCCCCTGGCTGACATCCACATCGGGCCGCAGTTTGGGGAAGTAGAGAATGCCGTTAAGCAAAAACGGATAGTCAGTGTTGAGATGCACCCAAAGCAGCGGATCGTCTTGGTAGGGGTAGAGGTAGCGGTAGAGATCGAGATAGTCCTGCTCGGTCAGGTTTTGCGGCGACTCTTTCCAGATCGCGCGCTGCCGGTTGATCGTCTCCCCCTCCAGCTTGATGGGAACGGGCATGAAGTCGGAGTAGGTTTTGACCAGCTGCCGGATGCGTTGGGGCTCGAGGTACTCGGTTTCTTCGTCCAGCAGCGTTAGCGTCACTGTCGTTCCGATTTGCTCGCGCGCGGATTCTTCCAGGCTAAAGTCGGGCGAGCCGTCGCAGGTCCAGTGCACGGCTTGGGCGCCTTCCTGATAGGAGAGCGTGTCGATCTCCACGCGCTCGGCCACCATAAAGCAGGAGTAGAAGCCCAACCCAAAGTGGCCGATGAGCTGGTCGGCGCTGTCTTGGTACTTTTGGACGAATTCTTCAGCGCTGGAGAACGCCACTTGGTTGATGTATTTTTTGATCTCCTCGGCCGTCATGCCGATGCCGTTATCGGTGACCGAGAGCTTTTTGTTGTCCTTATCAAGGGCGATCGCAATTTCAGGATCGCCCACTTGCTGGGTGACCTCGCCCGAGCGAATCAGGGTCTGCAGCTTGCCGATGGCATCGACGGCATTGGAGATCAGCTCGCGTAGGAAGATCTCGTGATTGGTATAGAGCGATTTTTTGATGATGGGAAAGATGTTCTCGCTGTGGATGGAGATCTTTCCTTGTTCCAGTACGGTCATAGCGCTTCCTTGCTTGCTCCGACTCCTCGGTCCTAGCCCGGCAGCTGCGCGGAGAGTCTCCGCACGACTCAAGATGCCGCTTGCGGCTCAGCCAGCGGCACCGAGCCGCGATCTTTGCGGCTGAAGGTCAGCTCGCTGTCGCTGCAGTCGATGACGATCGTATCGCCCTCGGTGAAGGTGTTTTCGAGAATCTTGGTCGCGATGGGGGTCTCCAGCTCGCGCTGGATGGCGCGCTTGAGCGGGCGCGCCCCGTACACCGGATCGTAGCCCATGCTGGCGAGGCGATCCTGGGCTGCCGCCGATAGCTCCAGCGAGATGTTTTGCTCGGCCAGCAACCCCTCCACGCGCCGCAGTTGCAGCTCCACAATCTGGCGCAATTCGTCCCGATCGAGCGTGTGGAACAAGATCAAATCGTCGATGCGGTTGAGAAATTCGGGCCGAAACTCCGAGTGCAGCGATCGCATCACCTGCTTTTGCATATCGGCGTAGCTGCTGCCCTCGCTCGCCATGTTGGCGATCGTCTCGCTGCCGGCATTGCTGGTCATGATGATGATGGTGTTGCGAAAGTCGACCGTCCGGCCCTGGGAGTCGGTGATGCGGCCGTCATCGAGCACCTGCAGCAGGATGTTGAACACATCGGGATGGGCTTTTTCCATCTCATCCAGCAGCACCACCGAGTAGGGGCGGCGCCGGATCTGCTCCGAGAGCTGGCCGCCTTCTTCATGGCCCACGTAACCCGGTGGCGCCCCCACCAGGCGCGATACGGCGTGCTTTTCCATGTACTCGGACATGTCAATGCGCACCAGCGCCTCGTCGCTATCGAACAGAAACTGCGCGATGGCGCGGGCCAGCTCGGTTTTGCCCACCCCGGTGGGGCCTAGGAACAGGAACGAGCCGATGGGGCGCTCGGGGTCTTTCATGCCGGCGCGGGCGCGGCGGATGGCGGCGGATACCGTTGCGACCGCTTCCACTTGCCCGATGACGCGCTCCTGCAGGTGCCCTTCCAGGCGCAGCAGCTTCTGGCGCTCGGACTCGAGCAGGTTGTTGACCGGAATGCCGGTCCAGCGCGCCACAATCTCGGCCACGTCTTCATCGGTGACCTGCTCGCGCAGTAGGGCCTTGCCCTGGGACTGCAACTCCAACAGCTGGCTTTCTTTGGCTTCGCGCTGCTGCTGCAGGCCTTCCAAGCGGCCGTATTTGAGCTGCGCAGCTTGGTTGAGGTCGTACTGGCGCTCGGCCTGCTCGATTTTGACCCGCAGTTGGTCTTCTTCTTCTTTGAGCGCGTTGATGTCCTCCAGCATCTGCTTTTCGGCCTGCCACTGGGACGAGAGCGTGGCCTGCCGCTGCTGCAGTTCTTCAATTTCGCGCTCGATGCGCTCGAGGCGCTCGCGCGAGGCGCGATAGGCTGCCGAGCGGCCGGGCTGCTCGTCGGCTTCGCCAGCCAGCGAGAACTGCTCCATTTGCAGCTGCATCAACCGGCGGTCGATGGTCTCGAGCTCGGCGGGCTTGGAGGTAATCTCCATTTTGAGCTTGGCGGCGGCCTCATCGACCAGATCGATGGCCTTATCCGGCAGGAAGCGATCAGTGACGTAGCGGTGGGAGAGCGTCGCCGCCGCAACTAGGGCGGCATCGGCGATCTTGACGCCGTGGTGGACCTCGTAGCGCTCTTTGAGGCCGCGCAAGATGGAGATGGTGTCCTCCACCTCGGGCTGATCGACATAGACCTGCTGGAAGCGGCGCTCGAAGGCCGGATCTTTTTCGATGTTTTTGCGGTACTCGTCCAGGGTGGTGGCGCCAATGCAGCGCAGCTCACCGCGCGCCAGCATGGGTTTGAGCAGGTTGCCTGCGTCGATCGCGCCTTGAGTCGAGCCGGTGCCGATCACCGTTTGCAGCTCGTCGATGAACAGCACCACGTAGCCCTCGGCCTGGGTGACCTCGCGCAGCACCGAGCGCAGCCGGTCCTCGAACTCGCCGCGGTACTTGGCCCCGGCAATGAGGCTGCCCATATCCAGCGAGATCAGCCGGCGGTCCTTGAGCGATTCGGGGATGTCGCCGTTGACGATGCGCTGGGCGAGGCCCTCGGCAATGGCGGTTTTGCCCACCCCGGGCTCGCCGATGAGAACGGGGTTGTTCTTGGAGCGCCGCGAGAGCACTTGAATGACGCGGCGGATTTCGTCGTCGCGGCCGATGACCGGATCCAGCTCGCCGGCGCGCGCCTGCTCGGTGAGGTCGCGACCGTACTTATCGAGCGCGCTCTGCTGGGACTGAGCCTCCGAGGGCGATTCCGAGGGGGCCGTCTGCTCCTCGCGTTGGGGCTGGCGGCGCGCCTCGGCAATAACAGCCTCAATGTCTTGGGGCTCGAGCTCAAAGCTAGCTAGCAGGCGCTGCCCCACGCGCTCGTCCTCGCCAAAGGCCAGCAGCAAGTGCTCGACGCCAATGACCTCGGCCTGCTCCTGCTGGCGCAGCGCCTCGGCCCGGTCGAGCAAGCGATCCAAGCCCCGGCCCAGATAGAGCTGATCCACCTCGGCCACCTTGGGCTGGCGATCGGTAAAGGCCTCCAGCTTGTGCCGAAAGCGCTCCGCATCTAGGTTTTGCGCTTCCAGCACTTGTGCTGCCAGCCCTTCTTGCGCCAGCAGCGTCAGCACGACGTGCTCGACCTCGAGCTGCTGGTTGCGAAAGCTGCGCGCAACCTCTTGGGAGTCGACGATCGCGTCCCAGGCAAGGTCGCTGAATTGGTTGGGATCGCTGGGCTGCATGGTGGTGCGGGAGCCGGTGGGGCCGCTGATTCCAGCCTGCCAGTATAACGAAGCCTGCGCCGCCCAGAGCGGCCGCCGTCAGGGCGCTCTGGGGCTATAACGCCTGCCGCATGCGGTCCCAAAGCCGGTGCACCGACCGCGCGATCTGGCGCCGGCCCGCCCAGGCCCGAAAGGCGCGTTCGTAGGCCTCGCCACTGAGCTGGTAGGTCCGCCACGCCTTGAGCGCCACGCCCAAGCCCCAGACCAACACGATGTAGTACGACCAATCGAGCGCCCCGTTGCCGATGCCATCCAGGGCCATCAAAAAGGTAGCGACGATGGCGTAGGTACCGGCGCTCCGCTTGAGCTGCCCCCAACGGTGGCGGTCGAAGGCTGCCCGCTGTTGCGCTTGAGCTTGCCATTGCAGCCATTCCCGCTCGGCGGCTTGCAACTGCTCGAGCGGGACATCCAGCTCGCGCGCCATCTCGAACAGCTGCTCGCGCGAGAGGTCGCCACCATCGCTTTGGCGCGCCAGGGCGAGCTGCAAGATTTGCTGGGCGTCTTGCTGCCGGTAGTGCTGGGGCGGATGGGACTCAGGCGCGCTCATGGGCACCACCAGTTGGCGCTGTCCCCATTATGCCGGGTCTGGTACTGGAGCAAGCCGCTTGCCATGCCATTGCCCGATTGCGCCATCTATCTTTACAATTTGTTACATTGGTTAATACTGCTAGGGAGCAAGCTAAGCTTCTTGGCAAAACAAAAGGAGTTAATCCATGAATGGCATGAACGGCAATATCCGCGTCGGGAACCTATTCGGCATCCCGTTTTATATCAATCTGACGTGGTTTCTGGTGCTGGCGCTGGTCACCCTTAGCTACGGCGGCCAGCTCGCGGGGGCGTTCCCACAGCTGGGGACGGTCGCGCCCTGGCTGCTGGGACTGGCAACGGCGCTGCTGGTCTTTGCGTCGGTGCTGGCCCACGAGCTCGGCCACAGCTTTGTCGCCCTGCGCCAGGGCATCAACGTTAAATCCATTACTTTATTTCTGTTTGGCGGCCTGGCCAGCCTGGAAGAGGAGTCCAAAACCCCGGCTGGGGCGTTTTGGGTCGCGATCGCCGGCCCCATCGTGAGCCTGCTGCTGTTTGGCGCTTTCAAGACCATCGAGTTGGGCACGCCCGTTAGCGGGCCGCTCGCAGCCGTGGTCTGGCTGCTGGCCACCATCAACCTGATCCTGGCCCTGTTCAACCTCATCCCAGGACTGCCGCTCGATGGCGGGAACGTGCTCAAATCAGCCGTTTGGAAAATTACAGGCAGCCCCTACCGCGGCATCTTCATTGCCAGCCGCGTGGGGCAGCTCATCGGCTGGTTGGCGATCGCCATCGGTGGCCTGGGCGTGCTAGGCGTCAGCCCCATTGGCAGCTTCTGGACGCTGCTGATCGGGTTCTTTCTGCTGCAGAATGCGGGGCGCTCGGCGCAATCGGCCAGCGTGCAAGAAAAGCTCAGCGGCCTGACGGCCGAGGATGCCGTTACACCCAACAGCCCCATCGTCTCGGCCGAGACTACCCTGCGCGAGTTCGCCAACGAGTACGTCATCGGCCAAAACCAGTGGCGCAAGTTCCTGGTAACCGATGGCGCCGGTCGCCCCATCGGCACGCTGCCGGTCGATGACATGAAAACCGTGCCCACCTCCCAATGGACTGAGGCGTGCGTGCGCGACATCATGCAGCCTGGCGGCATTGAAACGACGGTCAAATCCGATCTGTCGCTGCTGGAAGCTGTCATGGTGCTGGAGCGCCAGCAGCAGAAGCAGCTCCCGGTCGTGCGCGAGAACGGGACGCTGGTGGGCTTGTTGGAGAAAGCCTCCATCCGCCAAATCCTGGAGGGGAGCGCGGATGGCGAGGAAAGCCAGCAGGCACACCCGGCGTAAGCGGGCAAGCCATCAAGACCGCCCCAGCGGCCCCCGCAACCGGGGGCCGCTTTGACGTTGCGGGCCGCTGGGGCGGCGCCAGAGCTGCCAGCGCAGCTGCAGGGCCAGCAGCCACGGCAGGAGCCGGAGGCTGGCTTTTAGCAGGACGGCGTACAGCTTGGGGAGCAAGCGCGCGCCCAGCGGCGCCCCC encodes the following:
- a CDS encoding molecular chaperone HtpG encodes the protein MTVLEQGKISIHSENIFPIIKKSLYTNHEIFLRELISNAVDAIGKLQTLIRSGEVTQQVGDPEIAIALDKDNKKLSVTDNGIGMTAEEIKKYINQVAFSSAEEFVQKYQDSADQLIGHFGLGFYSCFMVAERVEIDTLSYQEGAQAVHWTCDGSPDFSLEESAREQIGTTVTLTLLDEETEYLEPQRIRQLVKTYSDFMPVPIKLEGETINRQRAIWKESPQNLTEQDYLDLYRYLYPYQDDPLLWVHLNTDYPFLLNGILYFPKLRPDVDVSQGQIKLFCNQVFVTDHCEEIIPEFLMPLRGVIDSTDIPLNVSRSALTSNRTVRRISDYITRKIGDRLKSLYNENFDEYVRCWQDIGTFVKFGVMKDDKFKKQVKDLVIFRTTADASALDGGGSAPAESSDPTQSESESDDPWQESGSTAAQSQPSERSTQSSQPPHTTLQSYLERNKDRHENRVFYCTDPTAQATYVELYTKQGLEVLYMDSFIDNNYFVPFLEQEYENVQFARVDAEIDAELFETEGGGEIVDPSTNKTRSDQVRELFEQAIDNAKVNVKTQALKVDDPQTTPPAMVLLPEAMRRMRDMSALMQQQPAEFPDEHVLMVNTSHPLIQNIAKLSQGSIIQGAGQSPSGELAHQLCRHVYDLALMAQKGFDPEGMTGFVQRSNQVLTRLTQ
- a CDS encoding site-2 protease family protein, whose protein sequence is MNGNIRVGNLFGIPFYINLTWFLVLALVTLSYGGQLAGAFPQLGTVAPWLLGLATALLVFASVLAHELGHSFVALRQGINVKSITLFLFGGLASLEEESKTPAGAFWVAIAGPIVSLLLFGAFKTIELGTPVSGPLAAVVWLLATINLILALFNLIPGLPLDGGNVLKSAVWKITGSPYRGIFIASRVGQLIGWLAIAIGGLGVLGVSPIGSFWTLLIGFFLLQNAGRSAQSASVQEKLSGLTAEDAVTPNSPIVSAETTLREFANEYVIGQNQWRKFLVTDGAGRPIGTLPVDDMKTVPTSQWTEACVRDIMQPGGIETTVKSDLSLLEAVMVLERQQQKQLPVVRENGTLVGLLEKASIRQILEGSADGEESQQAHPA
- a CDS encoding 50S ribosomal protein L28 yields the protein MPRRCQLTGKTSNNAYKVSHSNRHTKRRQHANLHTKRVWWPEGNRWVKLRLSTRAIRTMQKKGVHRMAQQMGIDLNKA
- the clpB gene encoding ATP-dependent chaperone ClpB: MQPSDPNQFSDLAWDAIVDSQEVARSFRNQQLEVEHVVLTLLAQEGLAAQVLEAQNLDAERFRHKLEAFTDRQPKVAEVDQLYLGRGLDRLLDRAEALRQQEQAEVIGVEHLLLAFGEDERVGQRLLASFELEPQDIEAVIAEARRQPQREEQTAPSESPSEAQSQQSALDKYGRDLTEQARAGELDPVIGRDDEIRRVIQVLSRRSKNNPVLIGEPGVGKTAIAEGLAQRIVNGDIPESLKDRRLISLDMGSLIAGAKYRGEFEDRLRSVLREVTQAEGYVVLFIDELQTVIGTGSTQGAIDAGNLLKPMLARGELRCIGATTLDEYRKNIEKDPAFERRFQQVYVDQPEVEDTISILRGLKERYEVHHGVKIADAALVAAATLSHRYVTDRFLPDKAIDLVDEAAAKLKMEITSKPAELETIDRRLMQLQMEQFSLAGEADEQPGRSAAYRASRERLERIEREIEELQQRQATLSSQWQAEKQMLEDINALKEEEDQLRVKIEQAERQYDLNQAAQLKYGRLEGLQQQREAKESQLLELQSQGKALLREQVTDEDVAEIVARWTGIPVNNLLESERQKLLRLEGHLQERVIGQVEAVATVSAAIRRARAGMKDPERPIGSFLFLGPTGVGKTELARAIAQFLFDSDEALVRIDMSEYMEKHAVSRLVGAPPGYVGHEEGGQLSEQIRRRPYSVVLLDEMEKAHPDVFNILLQVLDDGRITDSQGRTVDFRNTIIIMTSNAGSETIANMASEGSSYADMQKQVMRSLHSEFRPEFLNRIDDLILFHTLDRDELRQIVELQLRRVEGLLAEQNISLELSAAAQDRLASMGYDPVYGARPLKRAIQRELETPIATKILENTFTEGDTIVIDCSDSELTFSRKDRGSVPLAEPQAAS